In Hevea brasiliensis isolate MT/VB/25A 57/8 unplaced genomic scaffold, ASM3005281v1 Scaf289, whole genome shotgun sequence, a single window of DNA contains:
- the LOC131176950 gene encoding rust resistance kinase Lr10-like, whose protein sequence is MKYFSLETSVSVFCLFVLVLGELGQALPCCPKSSCGSGPDIRFPFRLKDRQPELCGYPGFDLSCTERNETLLELPDSVKLYIQDIDYVSQIINVSDPDDCFVRQASNIDFSASPFIFESSDQYLSDYTLFNCSSPKIDIHDKVPCLGVPGYEVNAIPGHQRISDDDLTSCTKMYNILSFPNYIFGIDSGSIIQLTWSKSACGLCEARGGTCELKSDRTESCNMSHQSRRNRGSSTKLIIAGATSVGSFILVAAFIALYYLYHADRKEKENQANIEKFLEEYKALTPTRYSYADLKRITNQFKDKLGQGAYGEVFKGKLSSEIPVAVKILNNCTGNGEEFIKEVGTLGRIHHLNVVRLVGFCAEGFHRAFVYEFLPNESLEKFIFSNHGHHRSLDWEKLQDIALGIAKGIEYLHQGCDQRILHFDIKPYNILLDDNFIPKISDFGLAKLCSKDHSVVSMTTARGTMGYIAPEVFSRNFGNVSYKSHVYSFGMLLLEMVGGRKNTHVNVENNSDQVFFPEWIYDQLDRGEDMRIRIEEEGDAKIAKKLTIVGLWCIQWFPIDRPSLTMVVQMLEGEVDDLAMPPNPFNSTRMPAGRRLHQDQLPVISEIE, encoded by the exons ATGAAATATTTTTCTTTGGAAACGAGTGTTTCTGTCTTCTGCTTGTTCGTTTTGGTCCTTGGAGAACTTGGGCAAGCCCTTCCCTGCTGTCCAAAATCAAGCTGTGGGTCTGGCCCGGACATCCGATTCCCGTTCCGGCTCAAAGATCGGCAACCAGAGCTCTGTGGATATCCTGGGTTTGATTTGTCATGCACAGAGAGGAACGAGACATTACTTGAGCTACCAGATTCCGTGAAACTATACATACAAGATATTGATTATGTATCTCAAATTATTAATGTGTCTGATCCTGATGATTGCTTTGTGAGACAGGCTTCAAACATCGACTTTTCTGCTTCTcctttcatatttgaatcatcaGATCAGTACCTGAGCGATTATACCTTATTCAATTGTTCTTCACCAAAGATAGATATACATGACAAAGTCCCTTGCCTTGGCGTTCCAGGCTATGAAGTTAACGCGATTCCTGGTCACCAACGCATCAGTGACGATGACCTGACATCTTGCACCAAGATGTATAACATTCTATCATTTCCCAACTATATATTTGGGATTGACTCAGGAAGTATTATTCAATTGACATGGTCCAAATCAGCATGTGGATTGTGTGAAGCTCGCGGAGGAACGTGTGAATTGAAGAGTGATCGCACTGAATCGTGCAACATGAGTCATCAGAGCCGAAGAAACAGAG GTTCCTCAACCAAGTTAATAATTGCAGGAGCAACGTCCGTGGGTTCATTTATTCTGGTAGCAGCCTTCATTGCACTTTATTATCTCTACCATGCTGACAGAAAAGAAAAGGAGAATCAAGCAAACATTGAGAAATTTTTGGAAGAATACAAAGCTCTCACCCCCACAAGATACTCGTACGCTGATCTAAAGAGGATTACAAATCAATTTAAGGACAAGTTGGGCCAAGGAGCATATGGAGAAGTGTTCAAGGGGAAGCTTTCTAGCGAGATCCCTGTGGCTGTGAAGATTCTCAACAATTGCACAGGAAATGGGGAAGAGTTCATCAAAGAAGTTGGAACACTGGGAAGAATCCACCATTTGAATGTAGTTCGCTTGGTTGGTTTTTGTGCCGAGGGATTCCATAGAGCATTTGTTTATGAATTCTTACCAAATGAATCATTGGAGAAATTCATATTTTCAAATCATGGTCACCATCGTTCTCTTGATTGGGAGAAGCTACAAGATATTGCCCTTGGAATAGCTAAAGGAATAGAGTATCTTCATCAAGGTTGTGATCAGCGAATCCTACATTTTGATATCAAACCTTATAATATTCTTCTTGATGATAACTTCATTCCAAAAATTTCTGATTTTGGTCTCGCAAAATTATGCTCCAAGGATCATAGTGTTGTATCCATGACTACAGCTAGAGGGACCATGGGCTATATAGCACCTGAAGTGTTCTCAAGGAACTTTGGCAATGTGTCCTATAAATCCCACGTATATAGTTTTGGAATGTTGTTGCTGGAAATGGTTGGAGGAAGGAAGAACACCCATGTTAACGTGGAAAACAATAGTGACCAAGTATTCTTTCCTGAATGGATATATGATCAATTGGATAGAGGAGAAGATATGAGAATCAGAATTGAGGAAGAAGGTGATGCTAAAATAGCCAAGAAACTCACCATTGTTGGATTATGGTGCATTCAGTGGTTCCCAATAGACCGTCCCTCCTTGACCATGGTTGTTCAAATGTTGGAAGGAGAAGTAGATGATTTAGCAATGCCTCCTAATCCTTTCAACTCTACACGCATGCCTGCTGGGAGACGTCTTCACCAAGATCAGTTACCTGTCATCTCTGAAATAGAGTGA